The DNA window AACGGGATGTTAATCACAGAGTGCATCTCATCTTGATTGCAGCTGCCATTTCCATTTTCCTGATGCATAGGGCGTTGAGCTGAACTGAAACCATTGAGATTAATCTCTAAGTTAGCTTTCTTAAAGTTTATCAGCCACTGCACAAAACGATGGGGTGTGCCAACAAGCTCTTTCCGTGATGGGTCTTCACCCAAAGAGTGAAGAATTGTGGCAACAGCAGAGATCATGGAAGACTGAGAAGGTCCTGTCTTGGAGGAAGCCTTGCAGCAGTTCCTTGCACTTGTGTGCCCATTAGAGACAGGCACATCCAATGACCTGGAAGGGCACCAACACAGGTTGGCAGAGGTTTGGTTGTGGGTCTTCTCCACATTTACACCTCTGAGCTTTAAAAGAGCCAAAAGATCACCCCAAACATCCCCGTTTTCATTTTCGAAGACTCCAGAACCAGAATAAACCAAGGCCCTCACCCAACCTTGCATGCCCACTTTAGTAGGCTGATGACTTTGGTCACAACAGCTTCGCCCAACTTCTGGGAACTGAATATGCCAACATTGAAGAACAACTGCAACACCAGCTGGATTGATTccattgtgcaaagctgaacaGACTTCATCTGCCAGACGTTGTGGGTCTTGAAGTCTCTTTGCAAACACATCAGCCACCCTGGAAAGCTTGCTTAGGCCCAGCACTCGTTGCCCAGATGGTACATATCCAACATGGCACTGAACCTGGAATGGGAGCAAGCATGACTCACAGTATGAGAAGAGGTCGAGGTCTCGAACAACTACAAGCCCACCTGCCCCTCCTGCTTGGCCCACTCCACTATCCAAACCAGCTTCTGGAAACAAGGCACCTTGAACAATATCTTTTACCTTTTGCCTGTAACCTGAAAAAGAAAATCTGTTCGTATCAGCATGATGCCAAATCTCACATCCTATTCTGTATatcattttttaaagaaaatcaaCATATGAGGAAATCACAT is part of the Macadamia integrifolia cultivar HAES 741 unplaced genomic scaffold, SCU_Mint_v3 scaffold3538, whole genome shotgun sequence genome and encodes:
- the LOC122068195 gene encoding GTP cyclohydrolase 1-like, which produces MGALDDGHFSGELENGVKFGSLELDLEDELDTTVEIEDAVKVLLQCLGEDSNREGLKKTPLRVAKALREGTRGYRQKVKDIVQGALFPEAGLDSGVGQAGGAGGLVVVRDLDLFSYCESCLLPFQVQCHVGYVPSGQRVLGLSKLSRVADVFAKRLQDPQRLADEVCSALHNGINPAGVAVVLQCWHIQFPEVGRSCCDQSHQPTKVGMQGWVRALVYSGSGVFENENGDVWGDLLALLKLRGVNVEKTHNQTSANLCWCPSRSLDVPVSNGHTSARNCCKASSKTGPSQSSMISAVATILHSLGEDPSRKELVGTPHRFVQWLINFKKANLEINLNGFSSAQRPMHQENGNGSCNQDEMHSVINIPFWSQCEHHLLPFHGVVHIGYFHASGDKPIERSILESIVHFYGCKLQVQERLTRQIAETVSSAFGAEVMVVVEANHICMVSRGIEKVGSSTATIAVLGRFSTDPTAKAIFLRSVSESAASGER